From Streptomyces sp. NBC_01551:
GCGCGGAGAGCGGTTCGTCGAGCAGCAGCACGCGCGGTCGCAGCGCCAGGGCGCGGGCGAGCGCGACGCGCTGCTGCTGGCCGCCGGACATCTGGTGCGGGTAGCGGTCGCCGTGGTCGGGGAGGCCGACCAGGTCGAGGAGTTCGGCGGCCCGCTCCCGGCGCTCGGCCGCGCCGACCTTGCGGACGCGCAGGCCGAAGGCCACGTTGTCGCGGGCGCTGAGGTTCGGGAAGAGGCTGTACGACTGGAACACCATGCCGGCGTCGCGGCGGTTGGCCGGGACCCGGGTGATGTCCTGCCCGTCGACGAGGACTTCACCGGAGTCGGGCTGCTCGAAGCCGGCGACGACGCGCAGGGCGGTGGTCTTGCCGCAGCCGGACGGGCCGAGGAGTGCGACGAGTTCGCCGGGCTCGATGGTCAGGTCGAGGCCGTCGAGGGCGACGGTGGAGCCGAACGCCCGGCGCAGGCCGCGGAATTCGACGCGCGCTCCCGCCGGGCTGTCCGTGTCGCCGGCGTCTCCCGGCTTCCGCGCCGCGGGAAGGGTGGTGGACATGAGGGTTCAGGACTCCTTGCGGGAGGTGGCGGGGGCGGAGGACACGGTGGCTGGGTTGGTTCCGGCCCGCGACAGGAGGAGGAGCAGCAGCCAGGTGATGAGCAGGCTGAGGATGGAGACGGCGACCGACATCCGGGCCTGGGCGCCGGAGATGGAGACGATCCACACGGCGAAGGGCTGGAAGCCGAGGAGCGAGGCGATGGTGAACTCGCCGAGTACGAGCGCCAGCGTGAGGAAGGCGGCTCCGGCGAGCGAGGCCCGCAGGTTCGGCAGCAGCACGCGCAGGACGACGTGGGGCCAGCTCGCCCCGCAGCTGCGGGCGGCCTCGACCAGCGTCGGCACGTCGACGGCGCGCAGCCCGGCGTCGAGCGAGCGGTAGACGAACGGCAGCGCCAGCACGG
This genomic window contains:
- a CDS encoding ABC transporter ATP-binding protein, whose protein sequence is MSTTLPAARKPGDAGDTDSPAGARVEFRGLRRAFGSTVALDGLDLTIEPGELVALLGPSGCGKTTALRVVAGFEQPDSGEVLVDGQDITRVPANRRDAGMVFQSYSLFPNLSARDNVAFGLRVRKVGAAERRERAAELLDLVGLPDHGDRYPHQMSGGQQQRVALARALALRPRVLLLDEPLSALDAKVRASLREEIRRLQLSLGITTVFVTHDQEEALSMADRVAVLNAGRLEQCAAPAELYERPATPFVAEFVGTMNRLPGRLADSGLVEVAGARLPVDGPVPATRDVEVLVRPENVTVRADADGTATVVSASFLGSVTRLHLDLPGGTSVKADLPSRDAGELVPGARATVGLTERPVLVVARTE